The Hemibagrus wyckioides isolate EC202008001 linkage group LG15, SWU_Hwy_1.0, whole genome shotgun sequence genome window below encodes:
- the LOC131365949 gene encoding minor histocompatibility antigen H13-like, with the protein MADVEQGSALPPLDGLNSTENGTDTGNGTAARFVATAEGTALAYGSLVLMALLPIFFGALRSVSTSKSKNSSDMPETITSRDAARFPIIASCTLFGLYLFFKIFSQEYINLLLSMYFFVLGILALSHTLR; encoded by the exons ATGGCTGATGTGGAGCAGGGTTCCGCTTTACCGCCGCTGGACGGCCTGAACAGCACCGAGAACGGAACTGACACCGGGAACGGCACCGCGGCCCGGTTCGTGGCTACAGCCGAGGGGACAGCGCTGGCGTACGGCAGTCTGGTGCTCATGGCCCTGCTGCCCATCTTCTTCGGAGCTCTGAGATCCGTCAGCACCTCCAAGAGCAAG aacTCCTCAGACATGCCGGAGACCATCACTAGCAGAGACGCTGCTCGTTTCCCCATCATCGCCAGCTGCACTCTGTTCGGACTCTATCTTTTCTTCAAG attttctcCCAAGAATACATCAACTTACTGTTGTCTATGTACTTCTTCGTTCTGGGGATCTTagctctgtcacacacactgaggtga